ACTCATTTCAAGTGGATTCTATCACATAAAGTGTTTCATGGCTGCAGCATCTGCTAAGATATTTATTGCTTATGAAGTTGGGAAGAAATAAAAGTTCATCGAATCTGGCTAGCTGATGCTGATTGGAAGGATACTTACATGCTGCATGGTACCCCTCTGGCAGTCAAGTGCAGACTCATTATAGTTACACTTGAAACGCCACTGTGGGGTGGGGAACAGCAAATCCACTAGGTTGAAAAAATTCACAACAGAGGAGATGATGGCACAGATAATGCACAATGTCAGGCAGGCTTTCACCTAGAAAAGATAGACTTCACAATGTTAAAAGGTAAGTTTCTGATGCATGAGGTCCAGCTGATTAAAAGCAGAGAGGGGCATGATTTTCAAATTCCTAGGTCATGATTCAGATATGTATGAGCCAAATTACATGCTTCAGTGGTAGATTCTCTCTTCTGAATAAGCCTCCTGTTTCCATATTTTCAAATCCAAATATAAATACAGCAAATAAACTAGATTCTTAATGCAGTCAGGGCTTTCAGCTGTTTACTCAGATCTACCATTAAAAATATTTGGAGactatgatttaaaaaaacaaattgagTCCAAAACTACCTGGACTGAGCCACAGTTGTAAAATCTGCCCTATTTCCAGTTCCAAGAGATTAAAATTTGACTAATTTCCCATGTATTACACAGTCATAGGCACTAGCTCTGCGAATGCCTTGGCACCCCCTACATTCTATACATTAATGTATTAAATTTGTAGAAGAAAGCTCCATGCTACAGAACAGTAGGGGAAGGCAGGAACAAAGTGCTTCTGCATCCTAACTACTTCTCAGcctcctcctgcagcctattggtTAGCTGTGTATGaccaataggctgcaggaggaagAAGGAGCTACTACAGTTGATTGACTGGCTGCCTCTGACTGATGAGCAACAATTAAATGAAGAGGTGAAGcagccaaaacatccaaattagtgccaTAACAAGTTTATTGGCAAAAGTAATATAACTGGTGTTAAGCTAATCCAACACGACTTTTGTTTTGGCATGTATCACCTATGTCAGGGGTCTACCATATATGCCAGCATCAATTCCACATCACTTTGGaacaaaacagagaatattaAAGCAGAATCCCTGAATGATGCACTGATTGACCAGCTGATGTGGTAAGCTTTCAAAGCCTATATGCCCAGATAGAGTTAAGATATGGATATCACCATGCGAGCAGCATGTCTGATCCATTTCAGTGGAGACTTTCTTCCTGTTGTTTCTTCTGACTGATGggctgcagggggaggagggagcagcTGTATAGTTAAGTCACTTACATGTTGCAggcattctccgaggatagcagggcTTAtatctcacaagtgggtaatgcaGCACCACATTGCCTGGTCCGGGCTTTATAACAAACCATAAGAGCTTTTGTGGAGCGCGAGACACGCTCCACCACTCATGTGCAGGTGCCTTTCCTCCCGCTGCTCAAGCAGGCGCCTTCTcacagttaaatactacagcaagaaaaaaattaaaataggagATAACTCCTACGGGAGGTCGGAGGGTTGGTGAGGATATAAGCcctactgtccttggagaatacttgctacaggtaagtaacttcgctttctccgaggacaagcaggacattaaTTCTCActagtggggtatccctagcattcaGACtcacaaaacaacaaacattggtcaaccgGACCccacaatggcgaggacataactcagatcaacctgaaactatatacaaactgagtgagagtgcagcctggaacaaaataaaatgggcctaggggggtggagttggattctacacaccaaacagattctgcaacactgcccGAACTATCACATtgagtatcctgctcaaggcagtaatgagatgtgaatgtgtggactgaagaccacgtcgcagccttgcaaatttcttcaatggaggctgtcCGCCCGTGGGCTGACGATGCAGTCAtgactgacattatgagccttgacctGACCTTCCAGTGTCAGCCCAGCctaggcataagtgaaagaaatgaaatctaccagccaattagagattgtgcgtttcctAATAGCAACCCccattctgttgggatcaaaagaaacaaaaagttgggcagaGTGTCTGTAGGGCCTTGTCCGCTTCATGTAGTAGgtcaatgcttgcttgcagtccaaggtgtgcaaggtgctgTTGCTAAGATGAACATGAGGtcgggggaaaaatgttggcaagacaatcaactggttcagatggaagtctgacacaacctttggcaggaacttagagtgcatgtggaggactactctgttgtgacgaaacttagtataaggtgcatccaccactaaggcctgaagctcactgactctacgagctgaagtaacagccacaaaaaaaaaaatgaccttccaggtcaagtacttcagatggcaggaattcagtggcttgaaaggaaatctcatcagctgggtgagaacgacattgaggtcccatgacacaggcggaggtttgacagggggctttgacaaaagcaaacctctcatgaagcaaacaactagaggatgtccagagatgggcttaccctctacacgctgatgataagcgCTAATAGCAGTGAGGTGTACcattacggagttggtcttgagaccagactcggaaaggtgcagaaggtattcaagcaggaacTGTGTAGGACAGTAAAcatgatctagggccttgccctcacaccagatggcaaacctcctccatttgaaagaataacacctcttagtggaatctttcctggaagccagcaagactagggagacaccctctgacagaccgaGAGAAGCAAATTCTAGACTCTCAATATCCAGGCCAAGAGGGCCAGAGACTGacggttgggatgtagaagagatccctcgttctgagtaatgatggtcagaaaacactccaatctccacggttctttggaggataactccagaagaagagagaacaagATCTGCCGAGGCCAGAAAGGTGTGATTAAGATCATGGtcctgtggtcttgcttgagtttcagcagagacttccccacaagaggaatgggaggatatgcatacagaagacctgatcccccaatgtaggaggaaGGCATTTGACgtgagcctgaagcctggaaaagaactgagggactttgtgattcaggtgagtggcaaagagatccgcCGAGGGAATGCctcactcttggaagatcttgtgggcaatgcccatattgagataccactcgtgcggttgcataacTCTTCTcggtctgtcagccagactgttgtttttgcccaccagataagtggctcggaGGAACATACTGTGTTAGCGAGCCCAGTGTcacatctggatggcctcctgacacagagggcgtgatccAGTGCTCCCCTGCtttttgatgtaatacattgcaacctggttggacagccgatctctgaaagccttttgagcattccagattgcccgaAGCTCCAGAGGATTGacctgaagacctgtttcctggagggaccatgcTGCCTAAGTgtaaagcccatctacatgagctgcCCAAccgaggagagatgcatctgttgtcagcactttttgtggctaaggaatttggaatggaagtcccagggtcaaattggattgaacagTCCACCAGAGCAGAGAGTGAACAAGATCTGGAGACActcagatgacatcttctaggtCTCCTCTAGACTGGTActactgggaggctagggtctattaggctgatctcatgtgaaggtgtgtcatgggtgttacataaactgtggaagccatgtggcccaacaacctcaacatctactGAGCCATGATCTGTTGAGAGGCTTGAACCTGAGAGGCCAATGTGACTAAAGTGTCTGCCGCACTGGAAGGAAGGCTCAAACCTTTTGTGTATCAAGCAggactcctatgaattccaattgttgtgcacggtgaagatgggacttggggtagtttataatgAACCCAAGTATTTCAAGTACCCAACTAGTTCTCCACATGGATTCCCAAGCACCGTTCTccaatgtgttcttcaccagccaatcgtcgaggtaagggaacacatggactctcagtctgcatagcaatgctgcgactaccgctagacatttggtaaagacTATGGGAACTGACACAAGGGCAAAAGGCAACACACAATACtggtagtgatgtgttcccagccgaaatcgaagatacttccggtgggctggaagtatcgggatgtgagtatatgcatcctttaagtccagagagcatagccaatcatttttctgaatcatggggtgaaggatgcccagggaaaccatcctgagaccaggaatttgttcagggcccttaggtctaggatgagacgcatcccccctgtcttcttttgcacaaggaataacctggaatagaatccctgtccttgtttccctggtggaatgggttcaactgcatgggcctgtagaagggcagagagttcctctgcaagtacctgctcatgctgagagctgaagtaatgagctcttggtgggcaatttggagaacccactggtcagaggtgataaggggccaccttttgtGGAAAAAGTTCAGCCTCCCTCCTACCAGCAGGTTGTCCAATATGGACACTTTGACAGTGGCTATGCTCTGTTCGAGCCATTCAAAAGTTTACCCCTTGCTTGGGggcatgctgttgatgagaacgagtgcactggggttgagcctgagcaggctggtgaaAGGAAATGACATACCTACATCTCTGTGAGTAGAGGCACGCCTCTTCAACTTGCCAAAAGACCTTCTAACTGAGGAGGCTGGTGCAGAAGACGCCTGGCGGGAGAAAGAaaagatggtatcagtgtgctttTTGATTTGGCCAACGACCACCTCAACCTTCTCTTCAAAAAGGTTATCACCCCAGCATggggcatccaccactctctgctGAACCAAcagttccaagtcagaaacacgcagccataagaatctgtgcattgctatactttgagcagagatcctggaagccacgtcaaaagtgtcatagGTGCCCCTCGCCAAGAATTTTCAATATGCCtcctgctgcttggccaactggcgcACTGACTCAGCCTTCTCCAGTGGGAGAGAGTCTGCCAAGTCCATCAACTTGCGCACCGAATCCCGCAATCAGATGCTTGTAAAGAGCTAGTACAATTGTGTATGGGACatgagcattgaggcctggaaCACCTTCTTCCAAGGTCGTAGCTTCTCTgactggctcttttgagagtggactCCACCACCATGcagttgtgaggcaactgaggtgtACTGTAGATCcggtactgggtgtcaatcttcttgggcagggaccaacagaggggactcccagttccaaTCGAGGACTTCCATGAGTACCTTGTGGAGAGAGACAGTCACGACCTCCCTAAGAGGAGacatgtagtccaggacctcgagcatcttagccctgggctcatccttcgcttccaaatgaaatggaatagcctcagccattttatttacaaaaaaagggaatgaaaggctttctggaggagactttctcctttcaagtggagggaggattcagaggggaaaccatagctcatctgaggagaagtaccgtggatcctcctctgactcccatgagcgttTCTCATCGGTGTCAGTCagaaactcctcatgggagggctgagactgagcctgcctcaacttTGAGGAGCTATGTTCCCAAGAGGGGCATCGAGGAATCGGCTCCCTCCTCAActccagggaagcttcctccaccaacatcgggggggggggggggtactggcttgggtggcagtcaacaccgGGGCTGCATGCGGCACTGGAGGTTGCATTGCAGGCTGAGGGTGAAGCAGGGCCACAGCAGGCTGGATAGTAGGTGCAAGCACCCTCGACATCAATGCACAATGCTTCAAGATGCCATCCAGCAGCTGAAGGAACAAGGCCAGGATACACTCATTGAGGGCCAACACCGGGAAAGACTGGGATGTCGGCTCCGAGACATGCTGCAGAACATATGGGGCCGAGACTGGAGTCAGGTCCTGGTTGCCTGGAGACAGGCACCGCAGCACCTCCTGGATAGAGGGGGAACAATCTTCCAGGTgctgacgcttctcaggtgcagaGTCCCTCGACGTCCTGGAGCTCCCATCACCATGTGACAAGGATGACTATTGCCGATGCTTCTTGGCTTTTGCCCAAAGCTCAATGTTGACGAGGTGCCGACGAGGACAACATCGAATCCTCATGCCGCCTCGAAGTCGGGTCCGATGCAGGCCAGTCCCGGGGGCCCTGCCCAGCAGTCAgcattgaggcaggtggagacccacttgacacactactgctcccagtgtctccaGGCAGCTATAGGGACTGATTCTCCTGAAAGCCAATGCTGTCTTCGACGTTGATGATAATGCCGCCGACCTCAATGCGATGCCGGTGTCAAGGAtccggacttggctccaaaaatctttttttgttgagcctctctggataattgcatccttttcttcatacaaaaataaagaacacaattagcagggctatggttgggccctagacctgcagacaccaagaatgagtgtcCGTGCCAGAGATTGTCCGATTACACCAggtacagtgcttaaagccactggaaGCTTTAGAGGACATGGATTGAAAAACTTCCGACGCTAAATCAAAAGACACTATTgtgcctgaaaaaaggggcaaggctagggttaccatatggctccagaaaaaggaggacggattgagccagccgggttttacttccattgcttgaaagcaatggaagtaaaacccggctggctcaattacttccattgaaagcaatggaagtaaaacccggctggctcaatccgtcctcctttttctggagccatatggtaaccctaggcaaggCACCAGGAAAAAAAGATGGGAAAGACCCGACTGGAGGCCAGGCCTAAATGCGGCCTAGTGgatggaaaagaaaggaaacttaaaaatggCCTGctatataaaattactcccattcTGAATGTCAGGCAACAGCTACAATAATGATTTAAGAGCACTCGGCTCATAAGAACGTTCAGCTGTGTGTTTCTAAGACTTCTTTAAAAGTTGAGGCTTGCTAAAACCCTGACGAATAACTAATTATAGCTACTTAGCACAATGTTTCTATAATTTGgtcattcttcccaatgtgcatcattttgcacttgcccacattaaatttcatctgccatttggatgcctaatcTCCAAGTCTTGCATGgtatcctgcaatttctcacagtctgcatgtgatttaacaacgttgaataaTTTTATGTCGTCTGCAAATGTGATCACTTCACTCCTAGTTCCCATTCCCACTATTTTAAAAGTTAAGGCTGGCTAAAGCCCTGATAAATAactaattttgtttgttttgatctgGGGGTACTTTCTATCCTCTGATTAGACTTGATTTCAAGCAAGGGTATAGAGATGCTTACCATGGCTATGCTGGGAACTCGTTCTGCTGCAACAGAAACTGCTCCTGCCAGGAGAAACTGCAGAGAGATGAAGTGCAAAACTGTGTATTTTACAAACAACAGAAAATATTCTGAATGACATTTTCAGGAAGAAGATATTAGTGAAAGACAAAATGCTAgactacagcgctgcgtaaccctagtagcgctctagaaatgtcaagtagtagtagtagtagaatgatcTTTTTTCTAACCTATTCAGTGcagaccattcaggcaaccaggaAGTGCCTAGGGGCCCAGAGGATCTAATGGGCCTAGCGGCTctctcctcccaccaccacacATTACAGCCCCCTGGAGCCTTAAGCCCTCCGCAGTctcaccttgaagggccctggtggtctagtggcctctgcgggggcaggaaagaacagcaCTCTTTCTTACCTGCTGCTGCTATTCTGCTTGGCACTGCAATGTTTTGAAAACGGCTGCCGAGATTCCTTGCGACAGTCTCACGACTGTTCAGAACCTGCGAGATTACTGCGGGAAGTCTCGGCACTCATTTAGAAAACTACGGCGCCGGGCAGAGTAGCAGtattgggcaggaaagagtggggttctttcctgcccccgaagaagtcactagactaccagtgtCCTTCAAGGTCGGACTGGGAAGAacccactgaggctcaggggacTGTAGTGTGCAGGAGGAAGGCAGTGGTGGCAGCGTGCAAGTGGGGGGCGGTGGCAATGTGGGGGGGTAGTGGCGGCAGCGTGGCGGGCAGCAGCCGGGtgggcccaatgacctttactgcccgggGGCCCAGGTCACTGTCAGTCCGCCTCTGAATCCATTTGTTCTTCAAACTTCAATTTGAGATAGAACATAGAAATTGGAATAGATATGTGCAGGTCGGGATGTGAACAATTCTGGTAcctttttagaaaaggatctagaACAGAGGTTCTCGACCCtgttcttgggacacacccaccagtcaggttttcaggatatccacgatgactatgcatgagagagattgtcATACAATGGAggcggtgcatgcaaatttatctcatgcatattcactgcggatatcctgaaatcctgactagctgggtgtgtcccgaggactaggttgagaacccctgtctaGAACCTAGAGTAGGAATGTACATGTACTTGCCAGCATGTGCAGTGGGAACAGCCACTGTACAAAGACACATGCTGAAAACCTAACAGAGGAAACACAGCAATGTATACTTGTTTAAGTgctgacatttacatgtgtaagttggtATTTCACAACCCTACACAGGCACCAGCACTTTTCTTTTAAAGAGAAATAGGTACTTTTGTCCCCAGAAAGCTTTCAATTTAAGCTTCTAGTTgaagcaatagagagttaagcACTCAAGACCATAAGAGGTTACActaggatttgaaccaagctcGTCTGGTTCTCAGCgtatgctctaaccattaggctatataGATGGGTATGCCTGTTGTTTTGTAACCCTATATGTATACATGCTGCTAATCAACAACAGAGGCCATGATCTTTTCAATTTGAGAGGGAAAAATAAATCCCAGAGGTACTCCCTTAATCTCAAACGAACATCCAATTCAACTCTGATAGGCATGGGAGCAGAATTATGGAACACACTTCCAATAAAGCTTAGACAGATACCAAACCCTCTGGTCTTCTGTAGAGAATTGAAAACCTGGCTATTTCACAAAAACTATGGGCCACAAATGACCACAACCTAGAAACCACATGAACGTAGAAATCACACTCAAAGGCCTTCCAAGGAATTCAGTACAAGAACTCAAACAAACATCTTGAAGTAATGACATGAATCTCCGCATTAAAATGAGAACTACCTTTAGCTACCTGGTTGAAAACACACACACTAAGTCTTAATTGTAACGTTACTTCCCTATGTTTTATGCAACAATATTACCTTAATTTTCATTGTAGCGAATTTTGGTTAAATGAGTTTCAATGTACAACTGTTCTCCATAATTGGATTTGTCATCTGCCTAGAACTACAAGATTAAGCGgactataaatgccaaattaaattaaattaatcatTCCTCTTACGGGTTGGCTCAAACAAGCACTTACTGAAAACCTACACTTGCAAGAGGTCTGCTCCAAATCTCTACATTGAAATAATGGTCATACACCTGCATTCCTTTTGTAAGAACATACGAAttgtcatactggatcagaccaaaggatcgtctagtccagtatcctgcttctaacagtggccaatccaagtcacaagtacctggcagaatcccaaagagtagcaagattccatgtcaCCAATCCCAGGATTATATAGTAGGTTTATGGACTTCACCTCTAGGTACTTTGTTTATACCCTTTTTAAACTAGGCTGCACTAACTGCttttataacattttttattgacatTTGTATCCCCACATTAGCCCagaaagttcaatgtggctcataGTCCACCAAAAAAACATAACACCCGGTGGACgtggtgcagatgaaaacagtatctgaattcaagagagcttgggacaagtacataggatctctaagggagtgttaGGGACagtggcccttatctgccatcatgtttctatgtttctatgatggGCAGACTTGACAGGCAATATGGTATTTATCTAACTACATTTTCTATGTTTCCATGTCCAGAATCATTGAAACTTTAGTTCTTCTGTACAGTCTGTGGGCCATTTCACTTGGTGTGGTGTCTAAGCTGTCAGGAGGAGCTCTTCATGAGTCAGGGCAGTGCTAGGCAAGATTCACCAGATCTTAGCCATGAACATTTTTCCTGTCCTGTCCAACCAGATTCAGTCTTTCACAATTTTGCATTCAAGTTAGTAATTAACTGATAATGCTTACTCACCATGAGTGCTGGAAAGAAGAGGATGCCCACATCATCCCGATACTGACAGGGTGCCTGAGTGTACATCGCGGCAAAGAACAGGTGGACCAGACCAATCATGAGCAGGGTGGTCTAGGAACAAGAGAAAGACATGAGAAGTAAGCACATGTAATCAGCACCCACAGTACACAATGGGAAAGCAACAACAGTACGATACATACACTCCTATCAAAGCAAAGCGATTCAATGATTCAGGACTAGATTTCCAAATGGGATGTGCAGTAGTTGTGGAAGTCACCTCATCAGCATACAGAAGTGATGTCATAGTGAGATCTGCAGTAGAAAATGGGTTCAAGACTTTCCTTTCTGCTAagtcacttttgggctcatttttgaaagagaaggacgtccatctttcgacataaattggaagatggaagtccttctcccagggacgtccaaatcggtataattgaagcccgatttaggacgtctccaaccgCACTcatgtcgcaaggacggccaaagttcaaggcagcatgtcggaggcgtagcgaaggcaggacttgggcatgcctaacacttggacgtccttgacccataatcaaaaaaaacaaggacgtccctgacgaacacttggaagttttcaccccgacctgtttttcttatgactaaggcacaaaaaggtggccaaaatgaccagatgatcactgagagaattggggatgacctcccgttactcctccagtggtcactaaccccctcccaccctcaaaaaacatctttcaaaatatgtcgtgccagcctgtatgccagcctcagatgtcatactcaggtccatggcagtgcatgcaggtccctggagcagttttagtgggtactgcagtgcacttcagacaggcggacccaggcccataccccccccccccacctgttacatttgtggagggaacaacgagctctccaaaacccaccacaaacccactgtatccatatataggtgccccccttcacccgtaagg
This genomic interval from Microcaecilia unicolor chromosome 1, aMicUni1.1, whole genome shotgun sequence contains the following:
- the LOC115482348 gene encoding membrane-spanning 4-domains subfamily A member 4A-like isoform X1, translated to MKGGSSGSCLLLTIGKLMAGLVSQRFLQGEPKALGTTLLMIGLVHLFFAAMYTQAPCQYRDDVGILFFPALMFLLAGAVSVAAERVPSIAMVKACLTLCIICAIISSVVNFFNLVDLLFPTPQWRFKCNYNESALDCQRGTMQHVHCSSSRIFLLVLNFVGTCIVITLSGFGCRTVCHNNSEDNMHIDVLKNPSSLPETAASDTPQD
- the LOC115482348 gene encoding membrane-spanning 4-domains subfamily A member 4A-like isoform X2, producing MAGLVSQRFLQGEPKALGTTLLMIGLVHLFFAAMYTQAPCQYRDDVGILFFPALMFLLAGAVSVAAERVPSIAMVKACLTLCIICAIISSVVNFFNLVDLLFPTPQWRFKCNYNESALDCQRGTMQHVHCSSSRIFLLVLNFVGTCIVITLSGFGCRTVCHNNSEDNMHIDVLKNPSSLPETAASDTPQD
- the LOC115482348 gene encoding membrane-spanning 4-domains subfamily A member 15-like isoform X3, with protein sequence MKGGSSGSCLLLTIGKLMAGLVSQRFLQGEPKALGTTLLMIGLVHLFFAAMYTQAPCQYRDDVGILFFPALMFLLAGAVSVAAERVPSIAMVKACLTLCIICAIISSVVNFFNLVDLLFPTPQWRFKCNYNESALDCQRGTMQHHIDVLKNPSSLPETAASDTPQD